One segment of Cetobacterium sp. NK01 DNA contains the following:
- a CDS encoding porin family protein, translating into MKKLTLLACSLFAFAAVAQAKEVAAPVTSSKEVVAEPVVIEEVVVAPVVENPWGFINLRAGWDFWSEYGNFNRHEAYDTDLSKKTKDFGGELAIEAYKSWDYFDLGLGVAYQHHMKRKSSNGVSGGEFSSVPLYVTGRYDINYWDWAATPYIKANVGYSFNFDSKSVNTPDRDWGTKVDDGLYWAAGVGVQYEDFNVDVLYGANYAKTKVDGNNGSDKFDNDYERVTLSVGYRFNIW; encoded by the coding sequence ATGAAAAAATTAACACTTTTAGCATGTTCTTTATTTGCTTTTGCTGCTGTAGCACAAGCGAAAGAGGTTGCTGCTCCTGTTACAAGTTCTAAAGAGGTTGTAGCTGAGCCAGTTGTAATCGAGGAGGTAGTTGTAGCTCCAGTTGTTGAAAACCCTTGGGGATTCATTAACTTAAGAGCTGGATGGGATTTCTGGAGTGAATATGGAAACTTTAACAGACATGAAGCTTATGATACTGATCTTTCTAAAAAAACTAAAGACTTTGGTGGAGAATTAGCTATTGAAGCTTACAAGTCTTGGGACTATTTCGATCTAGGTCTTGGAGTTGCTTATCAACATCACATGAAGAGAAAATCTTCTAATGGTGTTTCTGGAGGAGAATTCTCTTCAGTTCCTTTATATGTAACTGGTAGATATGATATCAATTACTGGGATTGGGCTGCTACTCCATATATCAAAGCTAATGTTGGTTACTCATTTAACTTTGACTCAAAGAGTGTAAATACTCCTGATAGAGACTGGGGAACTAAAGTTGACGATGGATTATATTGGGCAGCTGGTGTTGGAGTTCAATACGAAGACTTTAACGTAGATGTTTTATATGGTGCTAACTATGCTAAAACTAAAGTTGACGGAAATAATGGTAGCGATAAATTTGATAACGACTACGAGAGAGTTACTCTTTCAGTTGGTTACAGATTTAATATCTGGTAG